The Lolium perenne isolate Kyuss_39 chromosome 6, Kyuss_2.0, whole genome shotgun sequence genome segment TGCTCGAGCTTGACTCGCTGATGTGGTAGTATCTCCGGCAGGATGTGCCGTCGAACACTTTGACGACCATGTCGCCATCCCCGTCGTAGCAGAAGATAAGCTGGCAGCCGGGTTCGAGATCGAGGtagcgggcgaacttgtcccacccggtgtgcaggtacatcttgccctggccGTCGAACAATACCTCGACACGCCATCGACGAAAGTTGCAGctcgcctcccgtagctgcaactctgccggctcgacgccatcgacgaactcggcgaacttgtccggaagccgcttgatgccgagagGGTCCTGGTCGATGCGTAGGATGAATTCGAAGCACGTCGCCTCCTCCGAAGACAATGACGGCGCTGGCGACGACGAGCGGCTGGGTGATGCTGCTCCAGCACGGCGACCGCGCCCTCGGCCTCGACGGCCTcgacggcctcgaccgcctcgccgcccACCAAAACCAGCCATGGATTCCTTCGCGGGCTTGTGGGTGGGCTGCGCTACGGTGcaggttgtgcggcggctagggtttgtgcgGGAGTAGATGAGGCAGCCGAACGAGCGCCGCTATATAATGCCCCAGGCAACCGTGGTCGGCGGCGGCCGCTGtgcacgcgtggcgtcgccaataaattcattggcagaggtgggcggcggctgatgggcacgcgtggcgtcgccaataacttcattggcagaggtgggcggcggccgctcggGAGCCGAGGAATGGCCATTCTCACGTGGCGGTCGAAGCGACTCCGGGCGGGCCCTACAATACCTAGCTCTACGCCGTTGGATGGAGGCCTTTTATAGGAAAACACTCGTGCACGGCTGCGATCTGCTGAGCGACGGCGATCCGCGAGAGGCTCACTCCGCAGTATGATTAGTCTAGGGAGGAGACGTGGTTCGGACCGTTGCACGGTTTTGTCCGTCGCAGACTTCGCCATGCATGCGCCGCACCAACTCGAGCGCTCAGCGAGGCAGACGACGATTCAGAGCCATTTATGGTCGCCGATTCAGAGCAATAAAGGAAGACTGAATCAGGCGCACCGCATTGACACGGGTACACACGCGCAACCCATTCCACGGACACGGAAACAGCGCGACGTTTCATTGTAATTGATCGATTTGGCGCCCTATTTATAccccctcttttcctctccaCTCGGCGCGACACACAATCCATATATTCTCCACTTGAAGCTAATCCCCACCCAAGACCTTGCAACGCACCGGTAGGATGCAGTTCAACGCACCGGTCTTCCGTCGGCCTCCTACCGTGCCCGAGCGACGCTACCCGGCGGGCGTCGTCGTGGAGAACACACTCCGCGTGTGGGCCATCTCCAGGTGGAGGGGACCGGTCGAGCTCGCCCGCGCGTTCCTCACCGCCGGCTTTGCCCACCTCCCTTCGGACGCGCCGGTGATGTTTCGCCTCGACGAGGCCCGTGACCACACGCGCGCCTTCCTCTTGTTCCTCACGGTCACCTTCACCAACCGCTACGATGCGTACGAGCTCCTCGGCAAAGTCTTTTGGTGCGGCTGCGAGTTCATAGCATTCACTACGTTCAACATCTACACCAACTTTGAGTGCCACTTTCCCACGCGCAACATGATGCACACCCTTCCCTACAACttcgacgaagaggaggaggaggagtgaagTTCACGATGGCGGTGAAGCTGCCGGGGCTACTTGAGGATGGTCATGTTTAGTTTCATTAGTTTTAACATGTGTTTGTTATGTTTCCCGCTTTTTCTATGTCATGTCGTGTGCTACTCGTTTGAATTATGTACGTGCGAAAGGTTGAATTACTTATATGTACTTTTTATCGTGCAAAAAAGTACTTATCTCATTGTGGAACAAATAACATCAACCCCAAATAAGTTCAACACCCAAAGTAAAAAAGTTCTACAGGTCTATGAGACCTTCCGGACACAAATCCACCCTAGCATTACAACTAGTGGAAATAATATCTAATAATGTTTTTTACGCACGTGCTTTCGCCGCGATGTCAAGGATATCCTTCTTCGCCTTCTCGTGCATGTTTGATTCTGCCATTATAATTTTGGCGGCAGTCATATTCCTGTTCTTGTTTATCGTTTCCTGCAACAATTATTATGTAGTTTAGATTACCGGGAGAGATAAACATGTGTGTAACAAAGATACTATAGATAAGAGGTAACCTGCGAAAATTCGGCCGTTAGTTCATCTCCATCCCAGTGCTCCATACATGCTAACAGGAACAGTCCACATGAGTTCCTGCATATAGATCAGAGGTAAACTATCTGCAATAGGCATCAATAGTAATGGCGTAAGATTAACGGTGGACTCACGTATCACTTTGCATAGGTATTGGGTATCTTTTAATTTCCCATTTCGAAACGTCTGGATACTTCTTTGTTGATATCTCATTGTTCGCAAACTCGACGTCCTTCAAGATTTCTTCTCTCTGTGAAGCATAAAATTTAAGTACAGTGCACTGAGTACCAAAAGGTGGTCTTACATTCCGTGATCAAAAGTCATACCAGCTTTTCCACAAAATCCTTGCTCTGCTCAAGGCGCCATAACGAGTCTAGCACCTGAAATTCCTTCTTGTCACTGTGCATGACGACGGTGACCCAGTGGCATTTGGAAATGTGAACCGAGAAATAAGCCTACCAAAAATACATAGTTAATAATTAATGCATTAATAGTTAATTTTGAAACCTCTCACTTAATAATGTACAAGCAATCATTACCTTGTTAGTGCCAAAATATTCCAGCTCGCATCTTTCATAGCAACTTGACATTTCTGCAATATCCGTCGTGtcaaggtttttctttttccatcGCTGCCTTCTCGGTCGATTTTCGACTATAGAATTTGCCCTCCATGCAGGGCATATTGTCCTATCCTTCAATTTTAATCTCAGCTCAGCCAAGTAACACTCAATGACCTGCATATAATTCAAACAAGTGATCACTCCAGAGCACATATATATTCAAGCCTAGGAGAAATAGAAGGATGACATCGGTTGTTGGACTTACAGTGCCGCACAGCCATCCACGGTCAAGGATAGGTTTAAGAAATTCAGCCCTCGCCACAGCCCCGTCTTCATTCTCGTACACAGTCTTACTTCTTTGGTTTTTTTTGTAGATTTGCATATTATCCGAATATACTCGGCAGCCGCGTCAATTATCTCCGGTGTTAGCGGATTTGATCCGTCCGTGGCATATTCGTTGTTGAACAAAGCATCAGGACCTATCGACAACAACCATATATAGTTAATTATGTGAACAAGATTCCTTGATATAGTGCAAAATATTTCAGAAAATATACCTTTTCTGACTGCGCGTGGAAACCGTTTAGGACAGTTCTCGGTCATCACAATGCTTGGGGAACTTAATTTGCGAGGAGCTTTGCGTTTGCGCTTCCCAGAGACATCTTCCTTTTTCTCCTCCTTTTTGCCACATACATCATCttttttctcctccttcttcccacTTTCTATCACTTTTCGGCAGATCGTGTTCAAGCTATCAAATTCTTCTAATGCATCTGGAAGAGTTAAATCAATAGTTGCCGAGCAGGACGATTCAGGTATAGCCTTGTCGTCGATGATTATGGGTACTTCAGGGGTGTCTCCGTGCTTAGGCGCTGGTGTCGTGTACCCAGCATTAGCAGTCTTCTTCTTGTCGGTGGGTGTCACGAAGTTCGAATCATCCATCGGCTCACTCTTCTTACTTGCATCTTCCAATTCATCGTCATGTTGATCCTTAACTGAATTCAAAAATGATGCAGTGCCGTCTGACTTGATGTCGTCATTGTCCATGAAATCTTTAGGCGGAAGGCCGCCATGGCTAGGTGTGGAGGCCGCTCCTTCTTTTTTGTCTTCCACCTCCTGATCTTCGTCATCAGACATGTCAGCCTTGCCTGCCCTGTACGCAACTCCTTTCGCGTTAAGCATTTTTAGGACTTTCTGCAGAACAAAATTCAGAAGGTAATTAATGTCATGCTGTGTAGAGATGCATTTCAGCAGATAGAAGCATACAAAAAATAGTCCATGTCACCTGAGCAGATACGTCTGCAAATTTGTCCATATGTTTGCTTATTGATGTGTCTATGTGATTGGTCAGTTTAATCAGAATCTGCTCAACCATGACCTCCATTCTTGAATCATCCACTGAACCTGGCGTTTTCATGCTAGAACCTGAAGCTTTAGCTCTTTTACTTTGCTTCCTCTTTGATCTTGGAGGAACGTCAGGTGTGTGGATCACCTCCCTTCTGTGGTTAGCAGATATGTCGTCGTCAATCTAGAAGGAATGCACATGAAGTGATGATGTAAgtccacatgaaatgatgaagatAATAGTACATGAGTAAGAGAAAACTTACCAAGCCTGTTCCTCGTCCATGTTGGTATTCAATGTTGTCTCTCTTACTCGCCTCTTCTTCTGTCCAGTTCCTCATCAACGGCTTTGATGACGTCAATTGTGAACCAGTTGGGTGCACTTTTTCATAGTAAATATACTGCATATGTTGGCACAACAGTTAAACACCTTTATacattgttggattttttttaagAGAATGGACGTGGTGAGGagaaatatacctgaagcagggCTAGGTTGCCGCGGGGCCATTGCACCATCTCATGTTCACTTCGCAGTTTCTTTATATTGTTAATTAAATAAGAACGTGTGAAACCATTGAAGTTCATTTTCTTCAAACGTGACACGTACTTAACAATTGTCCAATACTCCAATGGAACTGTTGAGCTGGACTGTGGTGCAAGAACTGTACCAAGGGCCACAAGAACAGCTCTTCGAAGGAAGTCATCGTCGGCTAATCCGCTCTTGATTGCGTCCGAGATCAATCCATCAATACTCAGACTGCCGGTGGACTTGTTCAGAAAACGAGATGGTATATCATTTTCTGCATATTCCCCATCCTCATAAAGGATGGTGTCAATATCCAGCCCATCTGCTGCTTTGTCCTTCAGACCAAAAATTTCCTCCACATCGACTCCTTTTATAGTAATCGAGGGTTGATCTTTTTGCAAGTTGAATGTTTCTGACTCTGCGTCAAATGCCTTAAACATGAGGCTAAGTATAGACGATCGTGGACTTATACTCTTCATGTGAATCAAGCTTTGTAAATCAGCTTCAGCGAGTTTACATCGCTGAGCTTGTGTCATTCTTGTTAAAAAGCCCACCCAACGATCCACATCGCACACACCAATTTTCAACTTACTGTTCATAAAAACGAGTAGATAAATGTCAAAATTTGTGTGCAAGTATAATGCCATGCAACATAATTTCTAAAGTCATATTTATGTTACGTATGAAAGGGCCGGATATTTTTTCTTAGATCATAATTCTATCCGCTATCTTTATCAAAGCGATGATTTGCGTTGAACAAAAATTTCCACTAACAAGTGTTAAGATCTAAAATTCAAAGAACAATTATATTGACATCGATTACTGCCTATGATCTCACCATAATCACAAAAGCTATAAGGATATCATACGTACAGAAACATCCCAAACAAAGAACACGTACTGCATACAAGCAATAAGGCAAGGCAATACCTCGATGTTTGCATGTCTTGTGAGCAGCTAGAGGAGGCTTTCTCGCCGATAAGGGATGGGGAGGGAGGCGGCGGTAGTCAGATCTCATGGATGGCAGCGGCGTTGGGCGAGAGTGCTGGCGCCTAAAAAATTTGGAAGACGAGCTTACCCTGCCAATCTTCGTGATTATCGTGCGTCAAGTTATGGTAGTTTCCTTCATCGCACGAAGGACGTGGGGTAATTGCGCGCGCGGTGCGTTGACCATTAACAGATGGGCCATTAGATTAGCCGTGCGGCCCAGGCCCAGAAGTAAAGGACGCTTTATTAAGAACGAGAGCAAGGTAGAAACCCTACAATTCCCCTTCAACGCCTCTACCTACGACTTCATCTACTCTAGATCGAACGTCGTGCCGCCGGCAAAGTCATGTCTTCCTCGAGCTCGGCCACTATAATCCGGCACCCAAGTTATGGTCCTCTCCCTATGATCAAGTGCACGAGCTGCCGGTGGCGCGTCGTGGAGAGGAAAACAGCCTCCACAACGTCCAACGCCGGCGATTTCGTCAGGTGCAATAATCACAATGTAAGATGTTTTTAATGTTATTCAATATCCGTCTATTGTCATCAGGACTTATGCCAAAATTGTAAGTATGATTAATGTTCGTTATTTCTAGCCGGTTAGAGGAGGATGCAACTTCTGGTATTGGATTGAAAAGTACGCAGATCTGCTCGTGAAGAAGGGTATTGTTCCACCAAACTCACCTATGCTGATTCCCCTAGAAGGAGAAGTGGTTGAAGAAAACGGAGGAGATGGAGAACTACAGAAGCAAGATGCACTAAACAAGGACATGAAGCACCTGAAGAAAATAATTGTAATGAAGCTGAACGAAATTGTGTCAATGCTTCAGATTATAGCGATTCTTCTGGGTATTGTAATTGTACTCTTGGGTTATAAGAACTAAATTTTTAATATGAAATAAAGGATTTAGAAGTAGTGTACTCTCAGCAAGATATATTGCTACAAATTGTTACTGCATTGTTTGTTTTTTACTTAGTTTGTGGATCACATGATTAACCATGCATTTTTCTGCGATTAACTGGCCGACACAGTTCATCATTACTTAACAGGATCAtgcatgtttacaaaacacatccACTAGCACGACAGGGACACGATAGCTGCCTTACAAGACTTAGATAATAAAACACATAAAAACTAGAAAAATAAGAGTGACAACACCGTCATATCATCCTCCTTGGCTCCTCCTTGTAAGGATCACTCGTCGTCCTCCGGCATGATGTAGGGGAGGCAGTGCATGTTGCCCGGGTTGGGGAAGATGGCGTAGAAGTTGGTGAAGATGTTGTAGTTGGTGAATGCGATGAACTCGCACCCGCACCAAAACACCTGCCCGAGCAGACGGTGAGCGTCGAACCTGTTGGCGAAAGTTACGAAGAGGCCGATGACGTGGCCGGGGTTGCCATCGTAGTACTCCTCAAGCTCGAACATGCATGGCGAGCCCGGAGGGAGGTGGCGGTAGCCGGCAGAGAGGAAGACTGAAGCTAGCTCCGTTGGGTCCCTCCACCTCGATATGGCCCACACGCGCAGCTGGTTGTCGCAGACGACTCCGGCCGGGTACTGTCTCTCCGGCACGGTTGCAGGGCGGCGGAACGTAGGGCCGTTGAACTGCATTGTGGCGATCCCCTTGAGATGTGGCGTGTATTGGATTTGGAGGCCGCGCGTTAGATGGGATGGGAGATGGATTTGAATGAGTGTGAGGAAGAGTGAGCACAATGGTGGCTTTAAATAGGCGTGGTCGCGTGGATGGGTGAGGTGAGGGGGCTTGTGAGCTGGTTTCATTATCCACTAACTGCACATTGAAAAGCAGGACGGCATCCAAAGCGGCGCACGGTTTTTAGTGTGTCAATTAATTCGGCGCGTGGATACAGAACTGCGCGTGTGAACCCTACAATTTTAGCATGACGGAAAAACCCGACCGACCGACACGCCCGCGCGTGGAGCTGTTACCACTGCCATGTGACACATCTGCACTCCGCGTCTCAGCGTTTCAGCGTTTCAGCGTTTCTGCGATGGAGCGACGACTGCAATGAGCGCATGCACGAGGCGAGCACCTCGCATGCATGGCAACACACGCAACGTGGTGGATCGCTGCGCATGCATGGCAGGCCTAGACGGGCTCGTTCGACGATGGCATGCGTGGACGCGCGAGCCAGAGCCCAACGGATATTTCGACGTCTCCTGCCAAACCGCGAGACGCTGGAAGAAAAAAAAACGCTAGCCAATCACGTCGCCAAATCGTCGCTCTCGCGGATAGCCCGTTGATTCCTTCTAGAAGACCGATCCAACGGATGCATTTCAGCACCGTAGCGTTAGATGCACTTAGATGGACGGTCGACGTTTTGTTTTCCAGACCTCTCTCATGTTTTAGCGGAGGAGTGTGCTATCAACTAAATGTTTTGTTTTATTAGCTATTTCTATTTTTATGGTGACTTTGTTGCTAGTAGATGATGTAAATATGCATTAAGTTAATAATTGTGTGCACGACAATCCTTGTGctaaaaaaataaacagaaaaaactaTCTCTTGTTAGCTATCCaaaccatgtgccaagtgtggcctcaccctggcatccccagcaacttgatttgccccaaaagtgcatgttttggcctaaaaccctatatttggggtgtctgggtgcaactcaccatggtctaccccatattattcatgtaaattccaagggtggcagtgtggggcatgcattggtgcacccatgtgccaagtgtggcctcacccttgcatccccagccacttgatttgccccaaaagtgcatgttttggcctaaaaccctatatttggggtgtctgggtgcaactcaccatggtctaccccatattattcatgtaaattcctagggtagcagtgtggggcatgcattggtgcacccatgtgccaagtgtggcctcacccttgcatccccagccacttgatttgccccaaaagtgcgtgttttggcctaaaaccctatatttggggtgtctgggtgcaactcaccatg includes the following:
- the LOC127310033 gene encoding uncharacterized protein; the encoded protein is MFKAFDAESETFNLQKDQPSITIKGVDVEEIFGLKDKAADGLDIDTILYEDGEYAENDIPSRFLNKSTGSLSIDGLISDAIKSGLADDDFLRRAVLVALGTVLAPQSSSTVPLEYWTIVKYVSRLKKMNFNGFTRSYLINNIKKLRSEHEMVQWPRGNLALLQYIYYEKVHPTGSQLTSSKPLMRNWTEEEASKRDNIEYQHGRGTGLIDDDISANHRREVIHTPDVPPRSKRKQSKRAKASGSSMKTPGSVDDSRMEVMVEQILIKLTNHIDTSISKHMDKFADVSAQKVLKMLNAKGVAYRAGKADMSDDEDQEVEDKKEGAASTPSHGGLPPKDFMDNDDIKSDGTASFLNSVKDQHDDELEDASKKSEPMDDSNFVTPTDKKKTANAGYTTPAPKHGDTPEVPIIIDDKAIPESSCSATIDLTLPDALEEFDSLNTICRKVIESGKKEEKKDDVCGKKEEKKEDVSGKRKRKAPRKLSSPSIVMTENCPKRSKTVYENEDGAVARAEFLKPILDRGWLCGTVIECYLAELRLKLKDRTICPAWRANSIVENRPRRQRWKKKNLDTTDIAEMSSCYERCELEYFGTNKAYFSVHISKCHWVTVVMHSDKKEFQVLDSLWRLEQSKDFVEKLREEILKDVEFANNEISTKKYPDVSKWEIKRYPIPMQSDTNSCGLFLLACMEHWDGDELTAEFSQETINKNRNMTAAKIIMAESNMHEKAKKDILDIAAKARA